Proteins co-encoded in one Methanofastidiosum sp. genomic window:
- a CDS encoding MoaD/ThiS family protein has translation MKILYFGDLKDITLKREENIEIESIKIKDLKNLLSEKYPLLEESFLKDEIRIIVNGKDYSFTGGDETLISKGCEIALFSPVGGG, from the coding sequence ATGAAGATTCTTTATTTTGGAGATTTAAAGGATATTACCTTGAAAAGAGAAGAAAATATCGAAATTGAATCAATTAAAATAAAAGACCTAAAGAATCTTCTATCAGAAAAATATCCACTTTTAGAGGAATCATTTTTAAAGGATGAGATAAGGATTATAGTAAATGGGAAAGACTATTCTTTTACAGGTGGAGATGAAACTTTAATTTCAAAGGGATGTGAGATAGCTCTTTTTTCTCCTGTAGGTGGTGGATAA
- the tgtA gene encoding tRNA guanosine(15) transglycosylase TgtA: protein MFEIKAKDGLGRIGKLPIGKKKVETPTLMPVINPNKIVIAPKDMPDYGAEMIITNSYIIYRTQKLKETALEKGVHKMLDFNGIIETDSGSFQMSAYGDIEIENKEILQFQKDIGVDIGTFLDIPTHPDESRKKTLSDLEITLERAEEAIEFDLNLNGTIQGGTHLDLRKKSAEAMSNLPFTVNPIGGVVPLMMEYRFSELVDIILTVKGNLLPSRPVHLFGAGHPMLLSLSVLLGCDLFDSAAYVLYAQDSRYLTSYGTKKLNEMKYLPCNCPVCRKYTAQELINENEVKRLELLSSHNLYATFEEIKIIKEAIHEGTLFELVESRIRGHPRLLLAYRRIKDYYDVLEEYDPFTKRSSIFYTGEESNLRPVVKRTKERIKDIKSKKYDEHLFFGKFPKELEFTYPFGQCEMEEERKDKGDPELKDEDIVKKIADYQFGPNVGEKLFHDVVVKRSKTGMIRYVFDKNGTMLATLRARDGLFTPNIEGLRRLKDIIPKPRYRVVVDDEAAPFIKDGANVFSKFVLKIDTNLRAYEEVIIVDSKDNLLGTGTLMLSPREVKAFERGMAVRTRWGIEKNTIQEDQIED from the coding sequence ATGTTTGAAATAAAAGCAAAAGACGGATTAGGAAGGATAGGAAAACTACCAATAGGCAAAAAAAAGGTTGAAACTCCAACATTAATGCCTGTTATTAATCCCAACAAGATTGTAATTGCCCCAAAAGATATGCCAGATTATGGGGCAGAGATGATAATCACAAATTCTTATATTATTTACAGAACTCAAAAACTAAAAGAAACTGCTCTTGAAAAAGGCGTCCATAAAATGCTTGATTTTAATGGAATTATTGAAACTGATTCTGGATCTTTTCAGATGTCAGCCTATGGGGATATAGAAATAGAAAATAAAGAGATACTTCAATTCCAAAAAGACATTGGAGTTGACATTGGAACATTTCTTGATATACCAACACACCCTGATGAATCGCGCAAGAAAACTCTTTCAGATCTAGAAATAACTTTAGAAAGAGCAGAAGAAGCGATTGAATTTGATCTAAATCTAAATGGCACAATTCAGGGAGGAACTCATCTAGATCTAAGAAAAAAATCAGCAGAAGCTATGAGCAATCTACCATTTACAGTAAATCCCATTGGAGGAGTTGTGCCATTAATGATGGAGTACAGATTCAGTGAATTGGTAGATATAATCCTTACAGTCAAAGGAAATCTTCTGCCTTCAAGACCTGTACATCTATTCGGTGCTGGCCATCCAATGTTACTATCTCTTTCAGTTTTATTGGGTTGTGATCTTTTTGATTCTGCTGCATACGTTCTCTATGCACAAGACTCAAGATATCTAACATCCTACGGTACAAAAAAACTAAATGAAATGAAATATTTGCCATGTAACTGTCCAGTCTGCAGAAAATATACTGCACAGGAACTAATTAATGAAAATGAAGTGAAGAGATTAGAGCTACTGTCAAGTCATAACTTATATGCAACATTTGAAGAAATAAAAATAATCAAGGAAGCCATTCATGAGGGGACATTGTTTGAACTAGTTGAAAGCCGAATCAGGGGGCATCCAAGATTATTACTCGCATATAGACGAATCAAAGACTATTACGATGTCCTAGAAGAATATGATCCTTTCACGAAAAGATCTTCAATTTTTTATACCGGAGAAGAATCAAACTTAAGGCCAGTAGTAAAGAGGACTAAAGAAAGAATAAAAGACATAAAATCTAAAAAATATGATGAGCATCTCTTTTTTGGAAAATTTCCGAAGGAGCTTGAGTTTACATATCCTTTTGGTCAATGTGAGATGGAAGAAGAGAGAAAAGATAAAGGAGATCCAGAACTTAAAGATGAAGATATAGTAAAAAAAATTGCTGACTATCAGTTTGGCCCTAATGTTGGAGAAAAATTGTTTCATGATGTTGTTGTCAAAAGATCAAAAACAGGCATGATACGTTATGTTTTTGATAAAAATGGAACTATGCTTGCAACTTTAAGGGCAAGAGATGGATTATTCACACCAAATATCGAAGGATTAAGAAGATTAAAAGATATAATTCCTAAACCTCGATATCGGGTCGTTGTTGATGATGAGGCTGCACCTTTCATAAAAGACGGTGCTAACGTATTCTCTAAATTTGTTTTAAAAATTGATACTAATCTTAGGGCTTATGAAGAAGTAATAATTGTGGATTCAAAAGACAATCTTTTGGGAACTGGAACTTTAATGCTTTCACCAAGAGAAGTAAAAGCCTTTGAAAGGGGAATGGCTGTTAGGACAAGATGGGGGATAGAAAAAAATACTATCCAAGAAGACCAGATAGAAGATTAG
- a CDS encoding type II secretion system F family protein translates to MRKRNYNMYIIIGSIASGIILGLIGFFILNLSELAIAGIAIAVAPYLIIKMREQAWITEIEDQFPEFLRALADSQAAGMTLPQAIKMAQDDDYGRLSDEIKIMASKISWGVPFDEVLTSFADKVKSENVQGTVSLIVIAHHAGGNIIKILESAAESARMMRGLAKEQASKLGQYTGIIYISYLVFLSVVFLLQTQFVDVFSEITLPTAKETISKEAFKVTFQNMLIIHGALAGLMIGKMTTNSLFSGVKHSIVLTAIGYLTFRFIIGSNLLSGLLG, encoded by the coding sequence TTGAGAAAAAGAAATTATAACATGTACATAATAATTGGCAGTATTGCCTCAGGAATAATCTTGGGGCTAATTGGATTTTTCATCTTAAATTTGAGTGAGCTAGCTATAGCAGGAATTGCTATAGCGGTGGCCCCCTACCTTATCATAAAAATGAGAGAACAAGCATGGATTACAGAAATTGAAGACCAGTTCCCTGAGTTTTTGAGAGCTTTAGCAGATTCACAAGCTGCAGGGATGACTTTACCTCAAGCTATAAAAATGGCCCAGGACGATGACTATGGAAGACTCAGTGATGAAATAAAGATTATGGCGTCAAAAATATCTTGGGGAGTGCCATTCGATGAAGTATTAACTTCGTTTGCAGACAAGGTAAAAAGTGAAAATGTTCAAGGGACAGTATCGCTTATAGTTATAGCCCATCATGCTGGAGGAAATATCATAAAGATATTGGAATCTGCAGCAGAAAGTGCTAGAATGATGAGGGGTCTTGCAAAGGAGCAGGCTTCTAAACTTGGGCAGTATACCGGCATTATTTACATTTCTTATCTAGTTTTTTTATCTGTAGTATTCTTGCTTCAAACTCAGTTCGTTGATGTATTCTCTGAGATTACACTCCCAACAGCTAAAGAAACAATTAGTAAAGAGGCATTTAAAGTTACATTCCAAAATATGCTTATTATACACGGGGCATTAGCAGGTTTAATGATCGGAAAAATGACAACAAACTCTTTATTCTCTGGAGTTAAGCACAGCATTGTACTTACAGCTATAGGTTATCTAACATTTAGGTTCATTATTGGATCTAATCTTCTATCTGGTCTTCTTGGATAG
- a CDS encoding type II/IV secretion system ATPase subunit: MRKKGALKLIKKLKESDIVLDSEPKSSYEKLKKKSEVEFLVKEGVSIGGTAGVISSSQHISTEAKKEISEEISEKIKSDVADHVTKEVASTVGSATFVISGPVTIQGGRLPSLEEEKKVIMKDQDILVIPQKWKTQDYTGFEERYPLIEPYAYARIKWDEKISKLTYLVEEPELSEQEKKRLLTIQGIIQEELEVDFKSLQEKSELIDYLENKALEVVDELNLKLTPDAFEKIMYYLRRNYIGLGSIEPLFNDPLIEDISCDGTGIPIYVYHAKYGSLPSNIVFRTDDEANSIIIKMAQRCNRHISVAEPLLDGRLPNNSRVQATFGREVTQHGPTFTLRRFKTDPMTPIQLINYKSCPPRIFAYMWLALEHSYTASTLISGGTATGKTSMLNALAIFLPPEAKIVTIEDTQELNLPQEHWLPAVTRSGFGGSTAEGKKQGEVDMFDLLRAALRQRPDYLVVGEIRGAEANVMFTGMATGHPGMGTIHADSMEALINRLTTRPINLSPALLQSLNICFLLTHAKIEGKAIRRVKEVVEITGMDLKKGEPIYQTVFRWDPGSDEFLFDAKESSIVKRISISRGMTQEEVWEEINRRSLVLGWMAENNIVNYRDVGNVIKEYTRDPDSILKKIQS, translated from the coding sequence ATGAGAAAAAAAGGAGCTCTCAAATTAATAAAAAAACTGAAAGAATCGGACATTGTACTAGATAGTGAACCAAAATCTAGTTATGAGAAGCTCAAAAAAAAGAGTGAAGTAGAATTTTTAGTGAAAGAAGGCGTATCAATAGGCGGAACAGCAGGCGTTATTTCGTCCTCACAACATATATCCACTGAAGCAAAAAAAGAAATATCGGAAGAAATTTCTGAAAAAATAAAAAGTGACGTTGCAGATCATGTTACAAAAGAAGTTGCATCTACAGTCGGCAGTGCAACTTTTGTTATATCAGGGCCTGTTACTATACAGGGCGGAAGACTTCCTTCACTAGAGGAAGAAAAAAAAGTAATAATGAAGGATCAGGATATCCTTGTCATACCTCAGAAATGGAAGACACAAGACTATACTGGTTTTGAGGAAAGATATCCATTAATTGAACCATATGCATATGCAAGGATAAAATGGGATGAAAAAATATCAAAATTAACTTATTTGGTAGAGGAACCTGAACTCTCTGAACAAGAAAAGAAGAGGCTCTTAACTATACAAGGAATTATCCAAGAAGAACTTGAAGTAGATTTCAAAAGCCTTCAGGAAAAAAGTGAATTAATCGATTACTTAGAAAATAAAGCCTTGGAAGTCGTTGATGAATTAAATCTAAAATTAACTCCTGATGCTTTTGAAAAGATAATGTATTACTTGAGAAGGAATTATATAGGCCTTGGTTCAATAGAACCTTTGTTTAACGATCCTTTAATTGAAGATATAAGTTGTGATGGAACGGGAATACCAATTTATGTTTATCATGCCAAATATGGATCTCTACCTTCCAATATCGTATTTAGGACAGATGATGAAGCTAACAGCATTATAATTAAAATGGCACAAAGATGTAATAGGCATATCTCAGTTGCGGAACCTTTGCTTGACGGTAGATTGCCAAATAACTCTAGGGTTCAGGCCACATTTGGAAGAGAAGTTACCCAACATGGGCCCACTTTTACCCTAAGAAGATTTAAAACTGACCCCATGACGCCTATACAGTTGATTAACTACAAATCTTGTCCTCCCAGGATATTTGCATATATGTGGCTAGCCCTTGAGCACTCTTATACTGCATCTACCCTTATTTCAGGTGGAACTGCAACAGGTAAAACTTCAATGCTAAATGCACTTGCGATATTTTTACCTCCAGAAGCAAAGATCGTAACAATTGAGGATACTCAAGAGTTAAATCTGCCACAAGAGCACTGGCTTCCTGCAGTCACAAGATCGGGATTTGGAGGCTCCACGGCCGAAGGAAAGAAGCAAGGGGAAGTAGACATGTTTGACTTACTAAGAGCCGCACTAAGGCAAAGGCCGGATTACTTAGTAGTTGGTGAAATTAGGGGTGCTGAAGCAAATGTTATGTTTACGGGTATGGCAACAGGACACCCTGGGATGGGGACAATACATGCTGATTCAATGGAAGCTTTGATTAACAGACTTACAACTAGGCCAATTAATCTTTCTCCAGCACTTCTTCAATCATTAAATATTTGCTTCTTACTAACTCATGCAAAAATAGAAGGAAAGGCTATCAGAAGGGTAAAAGAAGTAGTAGAAATAACAGGAATGGATTTGAAAAAAGGAGAGCCCATCTACCAAACTGTTTTTAGATGGGATCCTGGGTCGGATGAATTTCTTTTTGATGCAAAAGAGAGCAGTATAGTTAAGAGGATATCTATATCTCGTGGTATGACACAAGAGGAAGTATGGGAAGAAATAAACAGAAGATCTCTTGTTTTAGGATGGATGGCAGAAAATAATATAGTTAACTATAGGGATGTAGGAAATGTAATAAAAGAGTATACAAGGGATCCTGATTCAATCTTAAAAAAGATACAAAGTTGA
- a CDS encoding PQQ-like beta-propeller repeat protein — protein MKKICISNNRFIYSKKSQMNVVMAIMLIAILLATTVFFWRTSENFSKSYSTSIDEKSFQNIATYVENTVAHNEIAWIERTLVQTNMIIPLNFDGINYIGENELFRIILLDSNKIKVYAKNKNGAIKEDYGKEVLLNTRFYVDIDNNGDYNIYSNPVIPALKDKNIIGDFFLYKIEPMVTGRGQEYVVYLTPTFKSAVIGDAGQPPEALAKTCFLLEYPKSYWSEYYDSRDNTYSVYPSNYFIINSEKHGVDSRYINYCTNVFIPSNSDMIDSLNLSPTKDTLNNYIKSGGSLIMLSQNPTTKKKYEFLPVNITFDSGNYDTIGVSKQHNITQNIEPYEIAGSYFSAEGTIIDPFFDGPANEVLLREIPYGPYLNNNPSLIVSTWGTGKVVTTTIPMDMYSIVDNTFSVCPWWDPNQIGGPPDWHFRKHLEIDSGNILRINEPVEIIIDPTADINRLAKQGFLDLENTTLDFDSIRVVELIGGDCSETIEIPSQTYPYRPNMQAAGYRNSPLEFHEHTIFFELDSPADILLEMEVPIGSQYKDESPSINTDFHVFINDVLVTDVIEGGNTPLAGYWDPFDGGQSDGPRRFSCTLPSKYFNKGDNKIRLSMETPNDKVLTWYQNVLFRLYEKTSSGNNLFYREYPPVYVYFSMGATPSNSQSRTFPGSKRTYDIYFDIEENEKKDVPTYRVADNSCTEQWSVPVDSPIFFPPWVDGSNSILSSEFPVLLNNSSPSTADLNNNSIIDVVVGMRNGNVRAINGANGATIWEKNVINTLPVISSSNTRYLFAPTAISSPAICDLNKDGVLEIVVGGGNFRAQFDRRLSQRTIIISTSPSNVSVLDAATGTTLWKFPIDGAMLSAPVIADIDNDGYEDIIIIDTYFNNLQYKQGQSNFENVNIALINTIYAYSGRTRQRLFRISGTQIIVSPRLFAYRLSNSPYTPYIMIPSNSPAIEDLNGDGHLDIVWTSVDGNVYLIEDGAWNNQVLRNFSIPNITPSSPLGYIVSSPVIAQTDYLKDYKDILVSVIVNDRLRSYLVDSSNGAITQLNIQSNSNDLISGNPVAHSPNGFHLRGPQMIVPGGQYLMIQHLDLTHQVRGRITQTSSLTSSYGTPAIVEVNNYSTYQKKYDAFFFDCVLGAEDGKLYALAYRDTTQGDDNDNNSPPPNDSNKVDKLWEYPTGSPIRGSVAVDDIDNDGKSEIIFMTHDGRVISLNVGYHYTRWNFSRHDLHGTANTITDLNPISYSFSEPEAIEFGDPTDPYDDKFRLISNFVLGYSNNFQSYMSEDWIMIDTNRNNIFSDERVLYEKDLTRLSLNTYEGRPIESTYSVESIYGDIIDNNFIITFVDRGMIRLFNNIMAYTSAPTKNIQIEEGIWVNLDIPNTIGTREYVIQGLGDRLRIYDPQNPNVEYIKELRGMNIYGTLSSSSANKYVVITSYGAYLSPNPQEA, from the coding sequence ATGAAAAAAATATGTATATCCAATAATAGATTTATCTACTCTAAAAAATCTCAAATGAATGTAGTCATGGCCATCATGTTAATTGCCATCTTGTTGGCAACAACCGTATTTTTCTGGAGAACATCAGAAAACTTTTCTAAAAGTTATTCAACTAGTATAGATGAAAAAAGTTTTCAAAATATTGCCACATATGTTGAAAATACTGTTGCCCATAATGAAATTGCTTGGATTGAAAGAACTTTAGTACAGACTAATATGATTATCCCCTTAAATTTTGATGGGATAAATTATATTGGAGAAAATGAATTATTTAGGATAATTCTTCTTGATTCAAATAAGATAAAAGTGTATGCAAAGAATAAAAATGGGGCAATCAAGGAAGACTATGGAAAAGAGGTATTATTGAATACTAGATTTTATGTTGACATTGATAATAATGGAGACTATAATATTTACTCAAATCCAGTAATTCCTGCATTAAAAGACAAAAACATAATTGGTGATTTCTTTTTATATAAGATTGAACCAATGGTTACTGGAAGAGGTCAAGAATATGTAGTTTATTTGACTCCCACCTTTAAATCTGCAGTAATTGGAGATGCAGGACAACCACCTGAAGCTTTAGCAAAAACATGTTTTCTATTAGAATATCCTAAAAGTTATTGGAGTGAATATTATGATAGTAGAGATAATACTTACTCAGTCTACCCATCAAACTATTTTATAATTAACTCTGAAAAACATGGAGTTGATAGCAGATATATAAATTATTGCACCAATGTTTTCATCCCCTCCAATTCTGACATGATTGATTCCTTAAACTTAAGCCCTACTAAAGATACTCTAAACAATTACATAAAAAGTGGAGGATCTTTAATTATGCTTTCACAAAATCCAACTACAAAAAAGAAATACGAGTTTCTCCCAGTGAACATTACTTTTGATTCTGGAAACTATGATACTATCGGAGTTTCAAAACAACACAATATAACACAAAATATTGAACCGTACGAAATAGCAGGAAGTTATTTCTCTGCCGAAGGAACAATTATAGATCCTTTTTTTGACGGTCCAGCAAATGAAGTTCTATTGAGAGAGATACCCTATGGGCCTTATCTTAATAATAATCCTTCCCTAATTGTTTCAACTTGGGGAACCGGCAAAGTAGTCACAACAACAATTCCTATGGATATGTATTCAATTGTGGACAATACATTTAGCGTATGCCCGTGGTGGGATCCAAATCAAATTGGTGGCCCTCCAGATTGGCATTTTAGAAAACACTTGGAAATAGATTCTGGAAATATACTTAGAATTAATGAACCAGTTGAAATTATTATAGATCCAACAGCCGATATAAATAGGTTAGCAAAACAAGGCTTCTTAGATCTTGAAAATACTACCTTGGATTTTGATTCAATTAGGGTGGTGGAGTTAATAGGGGGTGATTGTTCAGAAACTATCGAAATTCCAAGTCAAACATACCCATATAGACCAAATATGCAAGCAGCAGGCTATAGAAATTCTCCCTTGGAATTTCATGAACATACAATATTCTTTGAACTAGATTCGCCAGCAGATATTCTACTCGAAATGGAAGTTCCTATAGGTTCGCAGTATAAAGATGAGAGCCCATCCATTAATACAGATTTTCACGTTTTTATTAATGATGTGCTTGTTACAGATGTAATAGAAGGGGGAAACACGCCACTAGCTGGGTACTGGGATCCTTTTGACGGAGGGCAAAGTGATGGCCCAAGAAGGTTTAGTTGTACTTTACCTTCAAAATATTTTAATAAAGGAGATAACAAGATTAGACTTTCAATGGAAACGCCTAACGATAAAGTTTTGACCTGGTACCAAAATGTTTTGTTTAGATTGTATGAAAAAACATCTTCTGGAAATAATCTTTTTTATAGGGAATATCCCCCTGTTTATGTATACTTTTCAATGGGCGCAACCCCTTCCAATAGTCAATCGAGAACTTTTCCGGGATCAAAAAGAACATATGACATATATTTTGATATAGAAGAAAATGAAAAGAAAGATGTTCCAACTTATAGGGTTGCAGATAATTCTTGTACTGAACAATGGTCTGTTCCAGTTGATAGTCCGATATTTTTCCCACCTTGGGTTGATGGGAGTAATAGTATTCTTTCTAGCGAGTTCCCAGTACTGCTAAATAATTCTTCACCGTCCACTGCAGATCTAAATAATAATAGCATAATTGATGTAGTCGTAGGCATGAGAAATGGAAATGTAAGGGCAATAAATGGGGCAAACGGCGCAACAATATGGGAAAAAAATGTCATTAATACCTTACCTGTAATTAGTTCAAGTAATACTAGATATCTTTTTGCCCCCACTGCAATATCTTCACCAGCAATATGCGACCTAAATAAAGACGGAGTTTTAGAAATAGTAGTTGGTGGCGGAAACTTCAGAGCACAATTTGATCGTCGTTTAAGTCAAAGAACCATTATTATTAGTACATCACCTTCTAATGTTTCTGTACTGGACGCAGCAACAGGAACAACACTGTGGAAATTTCCAATTGATGGGGCGATGCTTTCAGCACCTGTAATCGCCGATATTGATAATGATGGGTATGAGGACATTATAATTATAGATACATATTTCAATAATCTTCAATATAAACAAGGCCAAAGTAATTTTGAAAATGTAAACATTGCTTTGATAAATACTATTTATGCATATAGCGGAAGAACCCGTCAAAGACTATTTAGAATCTCTGGAACACAAATTATTGTATCTCCAAGGTTATTTGCTTACCGTCTTTCCAATTCTCCTTATACTCCATATATAATGATTCCTTCTAACTCTCCAGCAATTGAGGATTTAAATGGGGATGGACACTTGGATATAGTTTGGACTTCAGTAGATGGGAATGTATATTTAATTGAAGACGGAGCTTGGAATAATCAAGTTCTTAGAAATTTTTCAATCCCCAATATCACTCCATCTAGTCCCTTGGGATATATAGTATCTTCACCGGTGATAGCTCAAACTGACTATTTAAAAGACTATAAAGATATCTTGGTATCTGTAATAGTCAACGATAGATTGAGATCCTATCTTGTAGATAGTTCTAATGGTGCAATAACACAGTTAAACATTCAATCTAATTCTAATGATTTAATTTCTGGTAATCCAGTTGCGCACTCTCCAAACGGATTTCACTTAAGGGGGCCTCAAATGATTGTTCCAGGAGGGCAATACTTAATGATACAGCATCTTGATCTTACGCATCAAGTTAGAGGGCGTATTACTCAAACCTCTTCTCTTACATCCTCATATGGAACGCCAGCAATAGTGGAGGTTAATAATTACAGTACGTATCAAAAAAAATATGATGCTTTCTTTTTCGATTGTGTGTTAGGGGCAGAAGACGGTAAACTATATGCGTTAGCATATAGGGATACAACACAAGGAGATGACAATGATAATAACTCCCCCCCTCCCAATGATTCTAATAAAGTCGATAAATTATGGGAGTATCCTACGGGAAGTCCAATAAGAGGTTCTGTGGCAGTTGATGATATTGATAACGATGGAAAATCCGAAATAATTTTCATGACACATGATGGAAGGGTAATATCTTTAAATGTAGGATATCACTATACTCGTTGGAATTTTTCAAGGCATGACCTACATGGAACTGCAAATACTATAACGGACCTTAATCCAATCTCTTATAGTTTTTCTGAACCAGAAGCAATAGAATTTGGCGATCCTACTGATCCTTATGATGATAAATTTAGATTAATATCAAATTTTGTATTAGGATATTCAAATAATTTCCAATCCTATATGTCTGAAGATTGGATCATGATAGACACAAATAGAAATAATATATTTTCCGATGAAAGAGTTCTTTATGAAAAAGACCTTACCCGACTTAGTCTTAATACATATGAAGGGCGGCCAATAGAGTCTACTTATAGCGTAGAATCAATTTACGGAGATATAATCGATAATAATTTTATAATTACTTTTGTTGACAGAGGAATGATAAGATTGTTTAATAACATTATGGCTTACACATCAGCACCGACAAAAAATATACAAATAGAAGAAGGTATATGGGTAAATCTTGATATACCGAACACCATTGGAACAAGAGAATATGTAATCCAAGGACTAGGCGATAGACTAAGAATTTATGATCCCCAAAATCCTAATGTGGAATATATAAAAGAGCTAAGAGGAATGAATATATATGGTACTTTGTCAAGTTCTTCAGCTAACAAATACGTTGTTATAACAAGCTATGGGGCTTATTTGTCACCAAATCCACAGGAGGCTTAA